The genomic stretch AAACATTTGTCCCAATAATTCTTTGTCATTCATTTGACTTACTATTTGTTCTATTAGTTTTTCTTTATTTTCTGTACTCCAAAAGTCATAACAAAAACAATTATTATTAATTAAAAAAACAATTATATAAATAATTTTTTTCATTTGAAACCATACTAATCTTTTTTTGATTCATAAGTATATCATATTGTTTTAAGTTTACTTATTTCAAGTTCCTTATTATTTTAAAATTTTTTGAATATATTGTAATTATAAATTAATTATTATTTCCAATTTATATCAAATGTTTTGTTTGTTGATAGTACTATTTATATTGACAAAATATCTTTGAATTTATACACTTTAATGGCTACAGGCTGATGTAGCTCAGTTGGTTAGAGCATTCGGCTCATATCCGAGAGGTCGTGGGTTCAAATCCCTCCATCAGCATTAAGGAGTTTGTATTATGAGAGTAGCAATTATACTTGCAGATGGTTTTGAAGAAATTGAAGCTGTAGTTCCTATGGATATTTTAAGGCGTGGTGATGTTGATTTGAAAGTTGTAAGTTTAAATGATAGTAAACTTGTTTCAAGTTCTAGGGGTTTTGTTTTTGGGGCAGATGAGAAGATATCAAATTGCACAGCAGATCATTTTGATTTGATAATACTTCCTGGGGGAATGCCAGGTGCTATAAATCTTTTTGAATCTAAGGATTTAGATAGTATTTTGAGAAATATGAATTTACAGGGCAAGTTGATTGCGGCTATTTGTGCATCGCCAGTAGTTGTTCTGGCTGCAAAGGGACTTTTGGGTGAGAGTAAATTTACGTGTTATCCAGGGTTTGAAAATGATATTACTGATGGTGAATTTGTTAATGAAGATGTTGTTATTAGTAATAATTTTATTACTTCTAAGGGTGTTGGCACGTCTTTTGAATTTGCTTTTGCTTTATTAAAGATTGTTAAGGGAGAGGGTATACTTGAGGATGTTAAAAATAAAGCTTTGCTTTAATATGAGATATGCAATAAGTAATTGCTATTAATGTTATTTGTCTAATTTAAAAAAATGTTTTATAGTAAAGAGCCATTTTTTGTATATTTATGATTAATTGTCTTTGATTAGATCATAGGTATCTTCAAGTATAGTTAGTTCTTCGTTTGTTGGGATTACAAGTATTTTTATATTACTTTGATTACTTGATATGTCATATTCTGTGTTTTTATCTATTGCTAAATTATTCTTTTGAAAGTCAATTTTAATTCCAATTTTTTCAAATCCTTGAAGGGATAATTTTCTTATCTCATAATCGCTAGTACCAATTCCTGCTGTAAATATTATTGCATCAATATTAAAGTCTAAAGCTGCAAGATAAGAACCAATGTATTTTTTTATTCTGTAAGTCATTATTTCAACCGCAAGTTTAGAATTATATTCATTATTGTTACTTTCTATCCAAATATCTCTTAAATCATTTGATTTGCATGATATACCA from Borrelia duttonii Ly encodes the following:
- a CDS encoding DJ-1 family glyoxalase III; amino-acid sequence: MRVAIILADGFEEIEAVVPMDILRRGDVDLKVVSLNDSKLVSSSRGFVFGADEKISNCTADHFDLIILPGGMPGAINLFESKDLDSILRNMNLQGKLIAAICASPVVVLAAKGLLGESKFTCYPGFENDITDGEFVNEDVVISNNFITSKGVGTSFEFAFALLKIVKGEGILEDVKNKALL